A stretch of the Cucurbita pepo subsp. pepo cultivar mu-cu-16 chromosome LG16, ASM280686v2, whole genome shotgun sequence genome encodes the following:
- the LOC111776765 gene encoding probable carboxylesterase 12, whose product MASDEIALNAVPYFVVYKDGRIDRLIGNDFDPPGVDPKTGVESKDVVVSPEDSVSVRIYRPKSAAEQAQKLPLLVYFHGGGFCIETAFSPFYHQHINAWVAKANIAAVSVNYRRAPEYQLPIPFEDSWTAMKWVAAHSGGAGPDEWLNEIADLNRVYLAGDSAGGNIAHRMALRVATEGLAGVKIKGLQLIHPHFWGGKLIGEEKEWDPKDIFVVENLWYVVSKDIKELDHPIVNPEHDPDLARLPAEKVAVYVAEKDNLKERGRHYAECLRKSGWGSAVEVVETDGEGHVFHLFNPTCDSAAELVEQLAAFTSSDCRD is encoded by the coding sequence ATGGCTTCCGATGAAATTGCCTTAAACGCCGTACCCTATTTTGTCGTTTACAAAGACGGTCGAATCGACCGGCTCATCGGCAACGATTTCGACCCTCCCGGTGTCGACCCTAAGACCGGCGTCGAGTCAAAAGACGTCGTCGTCTCGCCGGAAGACTCTGTTTCCGTTCGGATTTACAGGCCGAAATCCGCCGCAGAACAAGCTCAGAAGCTTCCTCTTCTCGTTTACTTTCACGGTGGAGGGTTCTGCATCGAAACGGCGTTTTCCCCTTTCTACCATCAGCACATCAACGCCTGGGTGGCTAAAGCCAACATCGCCGCTGTCTCCGTCAATTACCGGCGAGCACCGGAGTACCAGCTGCCGATTCCGTTTGAAGATTCATGGACTGCCATGAAATGGGTCGCGGCTCATTCAGGGGGAGCGGGGCCGGATGAGTGGCTGAATGAAATTGCGGATTTGAACCGGGTTTATTTGGCTGGAGATAGCGCCGGAGGGAATATTGCACATAGGATGGCGCTGCGGGTGGCGACGGAGGGGCTGGCCGGAGTGAAGATCAAGGGATTGCAGTTGATTCACCCACATTTTTGGGGGGGAAAATTGATcggagaagaaaaggagtgggATCCGAAGGACATATTTGTGGTGGAGAATCTGTGGTATGTGGTTTCGAAGGATATTAAGGAACTGGATCACCCGATTGTGAACCCGGAACACGACCCGGATTTGGCGCGGCTTCCGGCGGAGAAAGTGGCGGTTTATGTGGCGGAGAAGGACAATTTAAAGGAGAGGGGTCGGCATTACGCGGAGTGTCTGAGGAAATCAGGATGGGGCAGCGCCGTTGAGGTGGTCGAAACCGACGGTGAAGGCCATGTCTTCCATTTGTTCAATCCGACCTGCGACTCCGCGGCGGAGCTGGTTGAACAGCTAGCGGCGTTCACCAGTAGTGACTGCCGTGATTAG
- the LOC111777550 gene encoding probable carboxylesterase 7, translated as MDSDEISFNAVPYFVIYKDGRIDRLLGEDFDPPGVDPKTGVESKDVVVSPEDSVAVRIYRPKSVAKQARKLPLLVYFHGGGFCVGTAFSSLFHQHINAWVAKANIAAVSVNYRRAPEYQLPIPFEDSWTAMKWVAAHSGGAGPDEWLNEIADLNRVYLAGDSAGGNIAHRMALRVATEGLAGVKIKGLQLVHPHFWGEKLIGEEKEWDPKDIFVVKNLWFVVSKDIKELDDPIVNPEYDPDLGRLPAEKVAVYVAEKDNLKERGRHYAECLRKSGWGGTVEVVETVGEGHVFHLFNPNSDSTVELVRQLAAFTNSDCRG; from the coding sequence ATGGATTCCGATGAAATTTCCTTTAACGCCGTACCCTATTTCGTCATTTACAAAGACGGTCGAATCGACCGGCTCCTCGGCGAGGATTTCGATCCGCCCGGTGTCGACCCGAAAACCGGCGTCGAGTCGAAAGACGTCGTCGTCTCGCCGGAAGATTCCGTTGCCGTTCGGATTTACAGGCCCAAATCCGTCGCAAAGCAAGCTCGGAAGCTTCCTCTTCTCGTTTACTTTCACGGTGGCGGTTTCTGCGTTGGAACGGCGTTTTCATCTCTCTTCCACCAGCACATCAACGCCTGGGTGGCTAAAGCCAACATTGCCGCTGTCTCCGTCAACTACCGGCGAGCACCGGAGTACCAGCTGCCGATTCCTTTTGAAGATTCGTGGACTGCCATGAAATGGGTCGCGGCCCATTCTGGGGGAGCCGGGCCGGATGAGTGGCTGAATGAAATTGCGGATTTGAACCGGGTTTATTTGGCTGGAGATAGCGCCGGAGGGAATATTGCACATAGGATGGCGCTGCGGGTGGCGACGGAGGGGCTGGCCGGAGTGAAGATCAAGGGATTGCAGTTGGTTCACCCACATTTTTGGGGGGAAAAATTGATcggagaagaaaaggagtgggATCCAAAGGATATATTTGTGGTGAAGAATCTGTGGTTTGTGGTTTCTAAGGATATTAAGGAGCTGGATGACCCGATTGTGAACCCCGAATACGACCCGGATTTGGGGCGGCTTCCGGCGGAGAAAGTGGCGGTTTATGTGGCGGAGAAGGACAATCTAAAGGAGAGGGGACGACATTACGCGGAATGTCTGAGGAAATCAGGATGGGGCGGCACCGTTGAGGTGGTCGAAACCGTTGGTGAAGGCCATGTCTTCCATTTGTTCAATCCGAATAGTGACTCAACGGTGGAACTGGTTAGACAGCTAGCTGCGTTCACTAACAGTGACTGTCGTGGTTAG
- the LOC111777371 gene encoding probable carboxylesterase 12, producing MDSTEIAHNFSPLFIVYKDGTVHRLLGNDAIPPSPDPVTGVDSKDVVISPETAVSVRIYRPKPATATAQPQKLPVLVYVHGGGFCIESAFSPFYDRHVKSLVAEANVVAVSVDYRLAPEHPLPIAYEDSWAALKWVAAHSDGNGPEEWLNGIVDLDRVYFAGDSAGANIVHHLAVRVGSEGIGGLNLKGLILVHPYFWGGKLVGDEEKLRAEERHFMEKLWYVTCPTISGLDDPIVNPEYDPKLGQLAAERVVVYVAEKDALKNRGWFYSECLKKSGWGGTVEVVETKGEGHVFHLFNPTTDVALDFVRKLAAFINGNGGRRE from the coding sequence ATGGATTCCACCGAAATTGCCCACAACTTTTCCCCTTTGTTTATCGTTTACAAAGACGGTACCGTCCACAGGTTACTCGGCAACGATGCAATACCTCCTTCTCCGGATCCCGTTACCGGCGTCGATTCCAAAGACGTCGTCATCTCCCCGGAAACCGCTGTCTCTGTTCGGATTTACAGGCCCAAacccgccaccgccaccgcacAACCCCAGAAGCTTCCTGTTCTCGTTTACGTCCACGGCGGTGGCTTCTGCATCGAATCGGCATTCTCCCCTTTCTACGACCGCCACGTCAAGTCCTTAGTTGCTGAAGCCAACGTTGTCGCCGTCTCTGTCGACTACCGTCTTGCTCCGGAGCACCCTCTTCCGATTGCTTATGAAGATTCATGGGCCGCTCTGAAATGGGTCGCTGCCCATTCCGACGGAAATGGGCCGGAGGAGTGGCTGAATGGAATCGTGGATTTGGATCGGGTTTATTTTGCTGGAGATAGCGCCGGAGCTAACATTGTTCATCACTTGGCGGTTCGGGTCGGGTCGGAGGGGATAGGCGGGTTGAATCTGAAGGGATTGATTTTGGTTCATCCTTATTTCTGGGGAGGGAAATTGGTCGGAGATGAAGAGAAGCTGAGAGCAGAGGAAAGACACTTTATGGAGAAATTGTGGTATGTGACTTGCCCTACAATTAGCGGGTTAGATGACCCGATTGTGAACCCGGAATATGACCCGAAATTGGGACAGCTGGCGGCGGAGAGAGTGGTGGTTTATGTGGCGGAGAAGGATGCTCTGAAGAACAGAGGATGGTTTTACAGCGAGTGTTTGAAGAAATCGGGATGGGGTGGCACCGTCGAGGTCGTGGAGACAAAGGGCGAAGGCCACGTGTTTCATTTGTTCAACCCCACTACCGACGTGGCACTGGATTTCGTCAGAAAGCTTGCTGCCTTCATCAATGGCAATGGCGGCCGCCGTGAGTGA